A window of Rhododendron vialii isolate Sample 1 chromosome 11a, ASM3025357v1 contains these coding sequences:
- the LOC131308558 gene encoding lysine-specific demethylase JMJ32: MGESIEKLWEEVRELSLGTQVERLPSPPTPLEFLRHFVSQNKPCLISNSTHHHHSPSLSLSLWSSDLHLLRSLSSSTVSLHLTPSGRADSLAPHPSLPSDSLCFASAHVEPTPFPLALRSIYSSDIDSKLVAYAQQQNDCFRTEYAGLAGDCEAHIDWASEALGCFPEAVNLWIGNELSVTSFHKDHYENLYAVVTGEKHFLLLPPTDVHRMYIRDYPAAHYHYSKDSGGFKLELEDPVRYVPWCSVDPYPSPENMKMEKLKFPLYFDGPKPFEVTVKAGDILYLPSMWFHHVRQTPDSRGRTIAINYWYDMQFDIKYAYFNFLQSIPHPSISLHDQTLHEMRCVESSSDKSICVSADEPDTNVKERVNVTDNNGDSDDAVSKLVHSLRSSC, from the exons ATGGGGGAATCGATCGAAAAGCTGTGGGAAGAAGTACGAGAGCTCAGCCTAGGAACTCAGGTGGAGCGCCTCCCCTCGCCGCCGACCCCGCTGGAATTCCTCCGCCACTTCGTCTCCCAAAACAAGCCCTGCCTCATCTCCAActccacccaccaccaccactctccctccctctccctctccctctggTCCTCCGACCTCCACCTCCTCcgctccctctcctcctccaccgtCTCCCTCCACCTCACCCCCTCCGGCCGCGCCGACTCCCTCGCCCCTCACCCCTCCCTCCCCTCCGACTCCCTCTGCTTCGCCTCGGCCCACGTCGAACCCACCCCCTTCCCCCTCGCCCTACGATCCATCTACTCCTCCGACATCGACTCGAAGCTCGTTGCGTACGCGCAGCAGCAGAACGACTGCTTTCGGACGGAGTACGCTGGGCTTGCGGGAGACTGTGAGGCCCATATCGATTGGGCCAGTGAAGCCCTGGGGTGTTTTCCTGAGGCTGTGAATTTGTGGATTGGGAATGAGTTGTCGGTGACCTCGTTCCATAAGGATCACTACGAGAATCTGTACGCTGTTGTTACGGGGGAGAAGCATTTCCTCCTCCTTCCGCCCACCGACGTCCACCGGATGTACATCCGGGACTACCCTGCTGCTCACTACCACTACTCAAAG GACAGTGGAGGGTTCAAATTGGAGCTTGAGGATCCAGTGAGATATGTGCCTTGGTGCAGTGTGGATCCTTACCCGTCTCCAGAGAATATGAAGATGGAAAAGTTGAAATTTCCGTTGTACTTTGATGGACCAAAGCCGTTTGAAGTCACAGTAAAGGCTGGGGATATTCTTTACTT GCCAAGTATGTGGTTTCATCATGTTAGACAGACTCCAGACAGCAGAGGACGCACTATTGCAATTAACTACT GGTATGATATGCAGTTCGATATAAAATACGCTTACTTCAACTTCTTGCAATCAATTCCTCATCCATCAATATCGTTGCATGATCAGACACTGCATGAAATGCGATGTGTTGAATCATCTTCAGATAAATCTATTTGCGTTTCAGCGGATGAACCGGATACCAATGTCAAAGAGAGGGTGAATGTGACTGATAACAATGGTGACAGTGATGATGCTGTATCAAAACTGGTTCATTCTTTGAGAAGCTCTTGCTGA